A window from Plasmodium gaboni strain SY75 chromosome 9, whole genome shotgun sequence encodes these proteins:
- a CDS encoding hypothetical protein (conserved Plasmodium protein, unknown function~transcript variant 2; alternatively spliced): MGDVEKKYMNHIKEFIQTFCFAKNVEIIMDESNLKTNVKTHKENNCKVINIYSCYAIWLCMNEIYPSWFDISIHPAQFETEIDAYECLLKYINEYHEKKYEKITKQILDKLSALTINEFIDIYSLIILAALVSDDKQKHINNILSVSHETQKYIHNVVELLDKEDSDNEEKGLSEQNSKDYQ, from the exons ATGGGTGATGTGGAAAAAAAGTACATGAATcatataaaagaatttattCAGACATTTTGTTTTGCAAAAAATGTAGAAATTATTATGGACGAATCAAATCTTAAAACAAACGTTAAAACGcataaagaaaataattgtaaagtaataaatatatattcttgTTATGCTATATGGCTATGTATGAATGAAATATATCCTTCTTGGTTTGACATTTCAATACACCCAGCTCAATTTGAAACTGAAATA GACGCCTATGAGTGcttattaaaatatataaatgaatatcatgaaaaaaaatatgaaaaaattacaaaacAAATTTTAGACAAACTATCAGCTCTAACAATTAATGAG TTCATAGACATATATAGCTTGATCATATTAGCAGCCCTTGTTTCAGATGATAAGCAAAAgcatataaataatatctTATCAGTCAGTCATGAAacacaaaaatatatacataatgTGGTCGAACTCTTAGATAAGGAG